In Clostridia bacterium, a single genomic region encodes these proteins:
- a CDS encoding 2-phosphosulfolactate phosphatase encodes MPVHLSFTFTELTPLLTQNKIVIMLDVFRASTTIITALSQGAHKIIPLTNPAKALQLKKANPQLVLGGEKNGKKIAGFDLGNSPLEYTPGIINKKTVILSTTNGIPALNKIKNAQRIYIGSFLNAPFLIKKILPTNHKILLVCAGTRGEYSLEDTCCAGYFLHLFPEKFTPYFSDQAFAALALYHQYQNDLPFYLCRSRNGRQLLTSGKWSEITYCCLRGLFPVLPIYENAVIRREA; translated from the coding sequence TTCTTACTCAAAACAAAATTGTAATTATGCTTGATGTTTTTCGGGCTTCAACAACAATCATTACAGCACTAAGTCAAGGGGCCCATAAAATTATTCCCCTAACTAATCCTGCTAAAGCCCTACAACTAAAAAAAGCAAATCCCCAACTAGTCCTAGGTGGGGAAAAAAACGGAAAAAAAATAGCTGGTTTTGATTTAGGTAATTCACCACTTGAATATACACCAGGCATAATTAATAAAAAAACAGTTATCCTTTCCACTACTAATGGTATTCCTGCCTTGAACAAAATAAAAAACGCTCAGCGTATTTATATTGGTTCCTTTCTCAATGCCCCTTTCCTGATTAAAAAAATTCTACCTACAAATCATAAAATACTTTTGGTTTGTGCCGGTACACGGGGCGAATATTCTTTAGAAGATACCTGTTGTGCGGGCTATTTTCTTCATCTTTTCCCCGAGAAATTTACCCCTTATTTCTCTGATCAGGCCTTTGCTGCTTTAGCCCTTTATCACCAATATCAAAATGATTTACCTTTTTATTTATGCCGCTCCCGTAATGGTCGCCAATTATTAACTTCCGGAAAATGGTCTGAGATTACCTATTGTTGTTTACGCGGTCTTTTCCCCGTGCTGCCTATTTACGAAAATGCCGTTATTCGTCGTGAAGCTTAA
- a CDS encoding Fe-S cluster protein: MKQLKHWLPPGKNCGQCGVENCKTFLTLVRQGEKTYDDCPFFREKPQQTNCHLNNALYSPHDLLGNPYDFILKPLPREISARKIVLPFRSDLVEKMSIKAGDYVLGRPMGAGCPIPHVLKVFKAELTTGLLYTWVVGPQYSRRGQVKDVIAYQMIGFEGIATEIKREPIFGARMTFLPGFCMMNLNHTGLVNLVLEKSEGLHLRLEDIRILGTSP; this comes from the coding sequence ATGAAACAACTAAAACATTGGCTGCCACCAGGTAAAAACTGCGGACAATGTGGTGTTGAAAATTGTAAAACTTTTTTAACATTAGTCCGTCAAGGTGAAAAAACATATGATGATTGTCCTTTTTTTCGTGAAAAACCCCAACAAACAAATTGCCATTTAAATAATGCCCTTTATTCACCTCACGATCTTTTAGGAAATCCCTATGATTTTATTCTTAAACCTCTACCCCGAGAAATTTCCGCCCGCAAAATTGTTTTACCTTTTCGCAGTGACCTTGTGGAAAAAATGTCCATTAAAGCCGGAGATTATGTTTTAGGTAGGCCAATGGGAGCTGGTTGTCCAATCCCTCATGTCCTAAAGGTATTCAAAGCTGAATTAACTACTGGGCTGCTTTACACTTGGGTTGTAGGTCCACAATATTCCCGTCGAGGCCAAGTAAAAGATGTAATTGCCTACCAAATGATTGGTTTTGAAGGAATAGCCACTGAAATTAAACGTGAACCTATTTTCGGTGCCCGCATGACCTTTTTACCCGGGTTTTGCATGATGAATTTAAATCATACTGGACTGGTAAATCTTGTTTTAGAAAAAAGTGAAGGACTACACTTACGCTTAGAAGATATTCGCATTTTGGGCACTAGCCCTTGA
- a CDS encoding cobalamin biosynthesis protein codes for MKLLIIAGPPSVGKTSLTKQIIKHFRHKIKIAYLKIDVIKAFEDIELRKEFNILTKKVYSGDLCPDHAGVMVMGDAIEWAAKNNSELFIIESAGLCLRCSPYLNQGLGIIVLSSIAGIHTPEKMGAMVSLADIAVVTKIDLISQAEREVLIQKIKEVHPHIILLETNALQGTSLQRLYNLIEKSPPINKETLLLKGNPPLGTCTICIGKKEIGWKHHFGIVQKLDGSAADYLYRGE; via the coding sequence TTGAAACTTTTAATTATTGCCGGTCCCCCCTCTGTAGGCAAAACATCTTTAACCAAACAAATTATTAAACATTTTCGTCATAAAATTAAAATAGCTTATTTAAAAATAGATGTGATTAAAGCCTTCGAAGACATTGAACTGCGTAAAGAATTTAATATTTTAACCAAAAAAGTATATTCAGGGGACCTCTGCCCAGACCATGCTGGTGTCATGGTGATGGGTGATGCCATAGAATGGGCTGCTAAAAATAATAGCGAACTTTTTATCATTGAAAGTGCTGGTTTATGTTTACGCTGTTCCCCTTATCTCAATCAAGGTCTAGGTATAATAGTTTTAAGCTCCATAGCTGGTATCCACACCCCGGAAAAAATGGGTGCCATGGTTTCACTTGCCGATATCGCCGTAGTAACTAAAATTGATCTGATTAGTCAAGCCGAACGCGAAGTTTTAATTCAAAAAATCAAAGAAGTTCATCCCCATATTATCCTCTTAGAAACAAATGCTTTACAAGGTACATCACTACAGCGGCTTTACAATTTAATCGAAAAATCTCCACCCATAAATAAAGAAACTTTACTTTTAAAAGGCAACCCACCTTTAGGTACCTGCACCATCTGTATTGGCAAAAAAGAAATCGGTTGGAAACATCATTTCGGGATTGTACAAAAACTAGATGGTTCAGCTGCCGATTATTTGTATCGGGGGGAATAA
- a CDS encoding ATP-binding cassette domain-containing protein, with translation MIKEITVWPGQDKNGIPEAFEEITLQAGETISIVGPTGSGKTALITDIELLAQGDTATQRQVLINGAIPADEIRYDPAQKPIAMITQNTKCFADLSVEEFLTIHARARQIKNRQIVTQTLELANKFTGEKIQLANKVTILSGGQTRSLLIADALLIGAAPIILLDEIENAGIFKQEVLEIIRNTSKIIIFVTHDPVIALSTKKRLIMSNGAVKKMVFQNESESGAAQNLLEFDQKMGIIRENLRAGYEITQELVSANFA, from the coding sequence ATGATTAAAGAAATTACCGTTTGGCCAGGTCAAGATAAAAATGGCATACCAGAAGCCTTTGAGGAAATTACTTTACAAGCCGGTGAAACAATTTCAATTGTAGGGCCAACCGGCAGCGGCAAAACCGCTTTAATTACTGATATCGAACTTTTGGCCCAAGGGGACACCGCCACACAACGCCAGGTCCTCATCAATGGGGCCATCCCCGCCGATGAAATCAGATATGATCCTGCTCAAAAACCAATTGCCATGATTACCCAAAACACCAAGTGTTTTGCCGATTTAAGTGTTGAAGAATTTTTAACCATTCACGCTCGTGCCAGACAAATAAAAAATCGACAAATAGTTACCCAAACCCTAGAATTAGCCAATAAATTCACTGGAGAAAAAATTCAATTAGCCAACAAAGTAACTATTCTCTCCGGTGGGCAAACCAGATCACTACTAATCGCCGATGCCTTACTAATCGGGGCTGCCCCCATTATCCTGCTAGATGAAATAGAAAATGCGGGGATTTTTAAACAAGAAGTTCTGGAGATCATTAGAAATACTTCCAAAATCATCATTTTTGTAACTCATGATCCAGTTATTGCTCTTTCCACTAAAAAACGTCTAATTATGAGTAATGGGGCCGTTAAAAAAATGGTTTTCCAAAATGAATCTGAATCTGGTGCTGCTCAAAATTTACTGGAGTTTGATCAAAAAATGGGCATTATACGTGAAAATTTACGTGCCGGTTATGAAATTACCCAAGAACTGGTTAGTGCCAATTTTGCTTAA